In a single window of the Anabas testudineus chromosome 19, fAnaTes1.2, whole genome shotgun sequence genome:
- the map2k6 gene encoding dual specificity mitogen-activated protein kinase kinase 6 isoform X3, with the protein MKHVPSGLIMAVKRIRATVNTQEQKRLLMDLDISMRTVDCFYTVTFYGALFREGDVWICMELMDTSLDKFYKQVIEKGMTIPEDILGKIAVSIVKALEHLHSNLQVIHRDVKPSNVLINTQGQVKMCDFGISGYLVDSVAKTMDAGCKPYMAPERINPETNQKGYNVKSDIWSLGITMIELAILRFPYDSWGTPFQQLKQVVEEPSPQLPADQFSPAFVDFTSQCLKKVSKERPTYTELMQHPFFTSHEAKETDVASFVKVILGD; encoded by the exons ATGAAGCACGTGCCCAGTGGCCTCATTATGGCCGTCAAG CGGATTCGGGCCACGGTGAACACTCAGGAGCAGAAGAGGCTGCTCATGGACCTGGACATCTCCATGAGGACTGTGGACTGTTTCTACACAGTCACCTTCTATGGAGCGTTGTTCAGAGAG GGCGACGTCTGGATCTGCATGGAGCTGATGGACACCTCCCTCGATAAGTTCTACAAGCAGGTGATCGAGAAGGGCATGACCATCCCCGAGGACATCCTGGGAAAGATCGCCGTCTCA ATAGTGAAAGCTTTGGAGCATCTGCACAGCAATCTGCAAGTCATACACAGAG ACGTGAAGCCGTCCAACGTGCTGATCAACACTCAGGGCCAGGTGAAGATGTGCGACTTTGGCATCAGCGGCTACCTGGTCGACTCCGTGGCTAAAACGATGGACGCTGGCTGCAAACCCTACATGGCG CCGGAGAGGATCAACCCCGAGACGAACCAGAAAGGATACAACGTCAAATCTGACATCTGGAGTTTAGGAATCACGATG ATTGAGCTCGCCATCCTGCGCTTCCCGTACGACTCGTGGGGCACCCCCttccagcagctgaagcagGTGGTGGAAGAACCTTCACCCCAGCTTCCTGCCGACCAGTTCTCCCCAGCGTTTGTGGACTTCACCTCTCAGTG CTTAAAGAAAGTTTCCAAAGAGCGGCCGACTTACACAGAACTCATG CAACACCCCTTCTTCACCTCCCACGAGGCCAAAGAAACCGACGTGGCTAGCTTTGTGAAGGTCATCTTGGGAGACTAA
- the LOC113155967 gene encoding BTB/POZ domain-containing protein 17 — translation MVKLMLLLVLCLQLEAAAAAAGTQKVESAQDGGAGGANTISHSLALVQRLEALLLQGNGSDVSLRVETPNAEEVKVIQVHSLVLSLQSPVFEEMLLSRNGSTLELKESSDCAAVFDKFIRYLYCGEISLRLDQATPLHKLATKYQVLGLQQGITQYMTQNLAQDSPSGHVAGWYEYALQAGDVTLRDSCLQYLAWNLSSVLQSAEWLTMSSHLLMSLLQRSDLILQSEMELFAGLEAWIIQNEPDGLTAENALRAVRYAMMPPRELFRLQTHSSVLARYQESVRDLLYMSYQFHSASPMHMAKYFDVNCSLFMPRNYLSPLWGSPWVISNPTRDDRSISFQTQLGPSGHDANKRVTWNALFSPRWLPLSMRPMYTETGAMQPTRVEGGRPRVIITPATSSADFAGVNFQKTVLVMAHQEGKVVVKHVYNFHQSTEENGDFLAEADLYRRTSEYLIDSSLHLHIVVKPLYQTLISTKN, via the exons ATGGTGAAACTAATGCTGCTTCTGGTTCTTTGTCTTCAgctggaggctgctgctgctgctgcag GCACTCAGAAAGTTGAAAGTGCTCAGGATGGAGGTGCCGGCGGAGCCAACACCATCAGCCACTCACTGGCCCTGGTGCAACGTCTGGAGGCTCTGCTGCTTCAGGGAAACGGCAGCGACGTGTCGCTGAGGGTGGAGACGCCCAACGCAGAAGAGGTGAAGGTGATCCAGGTTCACTCTCTGGTCCTCTCGCTGCAGAGCCCCGTGTTTGAGGAGATGCTGCTGAGCCGCAACGGCAGCACGCTGGAGCTGAAAGAGAGCTCcgactgtgctgctgtgttcgACAAGTTCATCAG GTATCTGTATTGTGGAGAAATCTCTCTGCGTCTGGACCAGGCCACACCTCTGCACAAGCTGGCCACCAAGTACCAGGTGCTGGGTCTTCAGCAGGGCATTACCCAGTACATGACCCAGAATCTGGCCCAGGACTCCCCCTCGGGCCACGTGGCGGGCTGGTACGAGTACGCCCTGCAGGCCGGGGATGTGACTCTGAGGGACAGCTGCCTCCAGTATCTGGCCTGGAACCTGTCCTCGGTGCTGCAGAGCGCAGAGTGGCTGACCATGAGCAGCCACCTGCTCATGTCCCTGCTGCAGCGCTCAGACCTGATCCTGCAGAGTGAGATGGAACTCTTTGCAGGGCTGGAGGCCTGGATAATCCAGAATGAGCCAGACGGCTTGACGGCAGAGAACGCTTTGAGAGCTGTGCGCTACGCCATGATGCCTCCTCGAGAACTCTTCCGCCTGCAGACCCACTCGTCAGTGCTGGCTCGCTATCAGGAGTCGGTGCGTGACCTGCTCTATATGTCCTACCAGTTTCACTCAGCCTCACCCATGCACATGGCCAAATACTTTGACGTCAACTGCAGCCTCTTCATGCCCAGGAACTACCTCTCCCCACTGTGGGGGTCGCCCTGGGTCATCAGCAACCCAACGCGAGACGACCGCAGCATCAGCTTCCAGACCCAGCTGGGGCCCAGCGGCCACGACGCCAACAAGCGGGTGACCTGGAACGCTTTGTTCTCGCCTCGCTGGCTGCCCCTCAGCATGAGGCCCATGTACACAGAGACGGGCGCCATGCAGCCGACACGAGTGGAAGGAGGCCGCCCTCGTGTCATCATCACACCGGCAACGTCCAGCGCCGACTTCGCTGGGGTGAACTTCCAGAAGACGGTGCTTGTGATGGCTCACCAAGAGGGGAAGGTTGTGGTGAAACACGTCTACAACTTCCACCAGAGCACCGAGGAAAATGGGGATTTCCTGGCTGAGGCTGACCTGTACCGCCGGACGTCTGAATACCTCATCGACAGCTCCCTCCACCTCCATATTGTGGTGAAGCCCCTGTACCAGACCCTCATAAGCACCAAGAACTGA
- the map2k6 gene encoding dual specificity mitogen-activated protein kinase kinase 6 isoform X1, translated as MEGGSEKEGKVFCASPPPHQSKGEMSQPKGGRKKPLLKISKEVFDQPPAAVPPRDLDSKAHVTIGEKNFEVKADDLEQICELGRGAYGVVDKMKHVPSGLIMAVKRIRATVNTQEQKRLLMDLDISMRTVDCFYTVTFYGALFREGDVWICMELMDTSLDKFYKQVIEKGMTIPEDILGKIAVSIVKALEHLHSNLQVIHRDVKPSNVLINTQGQVKMCDFGISGYLVDSVAKTMDAGCKPYMAPERINPETNQKGYNVKSDIWSLGITMIELAILRFPYDSWGTPFQQLKQVVEEPSPQLPADQFSPAFVDFTSQCLKKVSKERPTYTELMQHPFFTSHEAKETDVASFVKVILGD; from the exons atggagggagggagtgagAAAGAAGGCAAAGTCTTTTGTGCTTCCCCTCCCCCTCATCAAAGCAAAGGGGAAATGTCTCAGCCAAAGGGAG gaagGAAGAAGCCGTTGCTCAAGATCTCCAAGGAGGTGTTTGATCAGCCTCCTGCTGCAGT acccCCGAGGGATTTGGATTCGAAAGCCCATGTAACCATCGGAGAGAAG AATTTCGAGGTGAAGGCAGATGACCTGGAGCAGATCTGCGAGCTCGGCAGAGGAGCGTACGGCGTGGTGGACAAGATGAAGCACGTGCCCAGTGGCCTCATTATGGCCGTCAAG CGGATTCGGGCCACGGTGAACACTCAGGAGCAGAAGAGGCTGCTCATGGACCTGGACATCTCCATGAGGACTGTGGACTGTTTCTACACAGTCACCTTCTATGGAGCGTTGTTCAGAGAG GGCGACGTCTGGATCTGCATGGAGCTGATGGACACCTCCCTCGATAAGTTCTACAAGCAGGTGATCGAGAAGGGCATGACCATCCCCGAGGACATCCTGGGAAAGATCGCCGTCTCA ATAGTGAAAGCTTTGGAGCATCTGCACAGCAATCTGCAAGTCATACACAGAG ACGTGAAGCCGTCCAACGTGCTGATCAACACTCAGGGCCAGGTGAAGATGTGCGACTTTGGCATCAGCGGCTACCTGGTCGACTCCGTGGCTAAAACGATGGACGCTGGCTGCAAACCCTACATGGCG CCGGAGAGGATCAACCCCGAGACGAACCAGAAAGGATACAACGTCAAATCTGACATCTGGAGTTTAGGAATCACGATG ATTGAGCTCGCCATCCTGCGCTTCCCGTACGACTCGTGGGGCACCCCCttccagcagctgaagcagGTGGTGGAAGAACCTTCACCCCAGCTTCCTGCCGACCAGTTCTCCCCAGCGTTTGTGGACTTCACCTCTCAGTG CTTAAAGAAAGTTTCCAAAGAGCGGCCGACTTACACAGAACTCATG CAACACCCCTTCTTCACCTCCCACGAGGCCAAAGAAACCGACGTGGCTAGCTTTGTGAAGGTCATCTTGGGAGACTAA
- the map2k6 gene encoding dual specificity mitogen-activated protein kinase kinase 6 isoform X2: MHIAEGRKKPLLKISKEVFDQPPAAVPPRDLDSKAHVTIGEKNFEVKADDLEQICELGRGAYGVVDKMKHVPSGLIMAVKRIRATVNTQEQKRLLMDLDISMRTVDCFYTVTFYGALFREGDVWICMELMDTSLDKFYKQVIEKGMTIPEDILGKIAVSIVKALEHLHSNLQVIHRDVKPSNVLINTQGQVKMCDFGISGYLVDSVAKTMDAGCKPYMAPERINPETNQKGYNVKSDIWSLGITMIELAILRFPYDSWGTPFQQLKQVVEEPSPQLPADQFSPAFVDFTSQCLKKVSKERPTYTELMQHPFFTSHEAKETDVASFVKVILGD; encoded by the exons ATGCACATTGCTGAAG gaagGAAGAAGCCGTTGCTCAAGATCTCCAAGGAGGTGTTTGATCAGCCTCCTGCTGCAGT acccCCGAGGGATTTGGATTCGAAAGCCCATGTAACCATCGGAGAGAAG AATTTCGAGGTGAAGGCAGATGACCTGGAGCAGATCTGCGAGCTCGGCAGAGGAGCGTACGGCGTGGTGGACAAGATGAAGCACGTGCCCAGTGGCCTCATTATGGCCGTCAAG CGGATTCGGGCCACGGTGAACACTCAGGAGCAGAAGAGGCTGCTCATGGACCTGGACATCTCCATGAGGACTGTGGACTGTTTCTACACAGTCACCTTCTATGGAGCGTTGTTCAGAGAG GGCGACGTCTGGATCTGCATGGAGCTGATGGACACCTCCCTCGATAAGTTCTACAAGCAGGTGATCGAGAAGGGCATGACCATCCCCGAGGACATCCTGGGAAAGATCGCCGTCTCA ATAGTGAAAGCTTTGGAGCATCTGCACAGCAATCTGCAAGTCATACACAGAG ACGTGAAGCCGTCCAACGTGCTGATCAACACTCAGGGCCAGGTGAAGATGTGCGACTTTGGCATCAGCGGCTACCTGGTCGACTCCGTGGCTAAAACGATGGACGCTGGCTGCAAACCCTACATGGCG CCGGAGAGGATCAACCCCGAGACGAACCAGAAAGGATACAACGTCAAATCTGACATCTGGAGTTTAGGAATCACGATG ATTGAGCTCGCCATCCTGCGCTTCCCGTACGACTCGTGGGGCACCCCCttccagcagctgaagcagGTGGTGGAAGAACCTTCACCCCAGCTTCCTGCCGACCAGTTCTCCCCAGCGTTTGTGGACTTCACCTCTCAGTG CTTAAAGAAAGTTTCCAAAGAGCGGCCGACTTACACAGAACTCATG CAACACCCCTTCTTCACCTCCCACGAGGCCAAAGAAACCGACGTGGCTAGCTTTGTGAAGGTCATCTTGGGAGACTAA